The following coding sequences are from one Melanotaenia boesemani isolate fMelBoe1 chromosome 17, fMelBoe1.pri, whole genome shotgun sequence window:
- the LOC121656459 gene encoding uncharacterized protein K02A2.6-like, protein MNHFAKVCKSAPYRPNPVYTVEPDNSSGTEELFIDSITKMNEGETTEQAFTDVEVGSHSIRFKLDTGASANVIPVRLFKRLFPHVKLTPATRPLSGYGGEKLDIKGTCELKCRRKDLQSSFVFDIVKTAAPPILGLRACLDLNLVKLVMSVEPTSVMEEFADVFKGIGKFPGECNIHIDPSATPVVYPPRRIPFMLRDRLKQELDSMERDGIIAKVNEPTQWVNGLVVAEKPRTGKLRVCLDPRDLNKAIKRPHYPLPTLDDVTPKLAGAQYFSVLDARSGYWTIKLSHESSLLTTFNTTFGRYRFLRLPFGIISAQDIFQRKIDETYSGLNGVVAIVDDILVFGKTREEHDANLRAMLERTRERDVRLNPEKSVICATEVSYFGHKLTRDGMQPDPKKIQAIKGMPPPENKNELETVLGMANYLSRFAPGLSEVNAPLRQLLKRENEFVWDHNSARAFQQMKDFITREPGPILCYFDTTKELRLQVDASKHGLGAVLMQEGRPVAYASKSLTPTEVNYAQIEKELFAVLFGCKHFHTYIYGRKVVVESDHKPLESILKKPISCAPARLQRMLLQLQRYDIEILHRPGKDIPVADTLSRKPLHEYDATLSEGMDEQVHSVIKSIPVSDNKLSEIRAATDSDPQLTILKQTVQSGWPEDRNKCPAALLDFWNFRDELSQYDGILFKGDKIIVPSALKQHMLEKIHTGHMGIERSKQRARDALFWPKMGKDITSTVENCPICQERRASNPKEPLIPHQIPERPWQIVASDLFTWKGEEYLLVVDYYSRYFEIERLYSATSGSVITKLKAIFARHGVPGKLISDNGPQYSSQEFKAFAASWDFEHVTSSPQYPQSNGLAERTVRTAKSILDKARAQRVDPYLAILEHRNTPVDGFKSPAQLLMSRRLRSVLPVTNQHLKPRVTSWKRVQQTRKKKQTTQKLYYDRCAKPLSILQRGDNIRYQQETGLWKPAVIIQPAETDRSYIIRTGEGQTLRRNRRHLINSKDQPAAADPGPASNNATAPQPTSEELPTNCPDPPVTNGDSLPTTRSGRVIKARSILDL, encoded by the coding sequence ACATGCGAGCTAAAATGCAGGCGTAAAGACCTTCAAAGCTCATTTGTATTTGACATTGTGAAAACTGCTGCCCCTCCTATCTTAGGGCTAAGAGCATGTCTTGACCTTAACCTAGTCAAGCTGGTCATGTCAGTAGAGCCCACTAGTGTCATGGAGGAATTTGCTGATGTGTTCAAAGGGATAGGGAAGTTCCCAGGTGAATGCAACATACATATTGATCCGTCTGCCACGCCCGTTGTATACCCCCCACGGAGAATACCCTTTATGCTACGAGATCGTTTAAAGCAGGAGCTGGACTCTATGGAGAGGGATGGCATCATCGCCAAGGTGAACGAGCCCACACAATGGGTCAACGGACTTGTAGTTGCAGAAAAACCACGTACTGGAAAGCTTAGGGTTTGCCTTGACCCTCGTGACCTCAATAAAGCAATCAAAAGACCACACTACCCTCTTCCCACCTTGGACGACGTTACGCCAAAGCTGGCCGGAGCGCAATACTTCAGTGTATTGGACGCACGTTCCGGATACTGGACAATCAAACTATCACACGAGTCATCACTACTAACTACTTTCAACACCACCTTTGGCAGGTACCGCTTCCTACGCCTGCCCTTTGGAATAATATCTGCCCAGGACATTTTTCAGAGGAAAATAGATGAGACCTACAGTGGGTTAAACGGTGTTGTAGCTATAGTAGATGACATACTAGTGTTCGGCAAAACAAGAGAGGAACACGACGCCAACCTTCGCGCTATGCTGGAACGTACCAGGGAGCGAGACGTACGCCTGAACCCAGAAAAGAGTGTTATATGCGCCACTGAAGTGAGCTACTTTGGACACAAACTGACACGTGACGGCATGCAACCTGACCCAAAGAAAATACAGGCCATAAAGGGCATGCCCCCGCCTGAGAACAAGAACGAACTTGAAACTGTTCTAGGTATGGCCAATTACCTATCTAGGTTTGCCCCCGGCCTGTCGGAAGTCAATGCACCACTGCGGCAACTACTGAAACGTGAAAATGAGTTTGTTTGGGACCATAACAGCGCGAGGGCATTCCAACAGATGAAAGATTTCATCACCAGAGAACCAGGCCCGATACTGTGCTATTTTGACACCACTAAGGAGCTGCGCTTGCAGGTGGATGCATCCAAACATGGTTTAGGAGCAGTCTTGATGCAGGAAGGACGCCCCGTCGCATATGCCTCCAAGTCACTCACTCCGACCGAGGTAAATTATGCACAGATTGAGAAAGAACTCTTTGCAGTACTATTCGGATGTAAACACTTCCACACCTACATTTATGGCAGAAAAGTTGTTGTGGAATCTGACCATAAACCCCTTGAGTCAATACTGAAAAAGCCCATTTCCTGTGCCCCTGCTCGCCTCCAACGCATGCTCTTACAACTTCAACGTTATGACATTGAAATCTTGCACCGCCCTGGTAAAGACATTCCCGTGGCTGACACACTCTCCAGGAAACCACTGCACGAGTATGATGCCACACTCAGTGAAGGTATGGATGAGCAGGTCCACTCAGTGATTAAAAGCATACCAGTAAGTGACAACAAACTCTCAGAAATACGAGCAGCCACAGACAGTGATCCACAACTCACAATACTGAAGCAAACTGTTCAGTCAGGCTGGCCCGAGGACCGAAACAAATGCCCAGCAGCACTACTGGATTTCTGGAATTTCAGGGATGAACTTTCACAGTATGATGGCATTCTATTCAAAGGGGACAAAATTATCGTGCCATCAGCCTTGAAACAACACATGCTTGAAAAGATTCACACTGGTCACATGGGTATTGAGAGGAGTAAACAGAGAGCCAGGGATGCCCTCTTCTGGCCAAAGATGGGAAAAGACATCACTTCCACAGTGGAGAACTGCCCCATATGTCAGGAAAGGCGTGCCTCAAACCCCAAAGAGCCCCTCATACCACATCAAATTCCAGAAAGGCCCTGGCAAATAGTGGCCTCAGATCTTTTCACATGGAAGGGAGAAGAGTATCTCCTGGTTGTTGACTACTACAGCCGCTACTTCGAGATAGAAAGACTGTACTCCGCCACGTCCGGCTCAGTTATCACAAAACTCAAAGCCATATTCGCTAGACATGGTGTACCTGGAAAACTTATCTCTGACAATGGCCCGCAATACAGCTCTCAGGAATTCAAAGCTTTCGCAGCCTCATGGGACTTTGAGCACGTTACATCAAGCCCCCAGTATCCGCAGAGTAACGGGTTAGCAGAGAGAACTGTTAGAACTGCCAAATCCATTCTGGACAAAGCACGCGCTCAGAGAGTTGACCCTTACCTGGCCATTTTggaacacagaaacacacccGTGGATGGTTTTAAGTCACCAGCACAGCTTCTCATGAGCCGACGCCTGCGCTCTGTGCTTCCTGTAACAAATCAACACTTAAAACCGCGTGTTACAAGCTGGAAAAGAGTGCAacaaaccaggaagaaaaaacaaaccacacaaaaGCTATATTATGACAGGTGTGCCAAACCACTATCCATACTACAGCGAGGAGACAACATTCGCTACCAGCAAGAGACTGGACTGTGGAAGCCAGCTGTCATCATTCAACCCGCAGAAACTGATCGCTCATACATCATCCGCACAGGTGAAGGACAGACGCTCCGTCGCAACCGCAGACACCTGATAAACTCTAAAGACCAACCTGCCGCAGCTGATCCAGGACCTGCGAGTAACAACGCGACTGCACCACAACCAACTAGTGAGGAGTTACCAACCAACTGTCCAGACCCGCCAGTCACCAATGGAGACAGTTTGCCAACCACTCGATCAGGCCGTGTTATCAAGGCCAGAAGTATTCTTGACCTGTGA